In Dromiciops gliroides isolate mDroGli1 chromosome 4, mDroGli1.pri, whole genome shotgun sequence, one DNA window encodes the following:
- the LOC122725500 gene encoding LOW QUALITY PROTEIN: tumor susceptibility gene 101 protein-like (The sequence of the model RefSeq protein was modified relative to this genomic sequence to represent the inferred CDS: substituted 1 base at 1 genomic stop codon) has product MAVSESQLSKYKYXDLTVRETVSVITLYKDLKPVLDSYVFNDGNSRELMSLTGTIPVPYRGNTYNIPICLWLLDTYLYNPPICSVKPTSSMTIKTGKHVDADGKIYLPYLHEWKHPHSDLLGLIQVMILVFGEESPVFSGPTVSASYPPYQARGPPNTSYMLGKPSGMTPYPPGHPPNPSGFPSYPYPPGGQYPPTSSQYPSQPPVTIVGPSRDGTISEDTIRASLISAVSDKLRWRMKEEIDCVHAELSALKRTEEDLKKGHQNLEEMVTRLDQEVAEVDKNIELLKKKDEELSSALQKMENQSENNDIDEVIIPTAPLYRQILNLYAEENAIEDTIFYLEEALRRGVIDLDVFLKHVRLLSQKQFQLRALMQKTRKTAGLSDLY; this is encoded by the coding sequence ATGGCTGTGTCGGAGAGCCAGCTGAGCAAGTATAAGTACTGAGACCTAACTGTACGGGAAACTGTCAGTGTTATTACACTGTACAAAGATCTCAAACCTGTATTGGATTCTTATGTCTTTAATGATGGCAATTCTAGGGAGCTAATGAGCCTTACTGGAACAATTCCTGTGCCTTACAGAGGTAACACATACAATATCCCAATATGCCTGTGGCTGCTGGACACATATCTGTATAATCCCCCTATCTGTTCTGTTAAGCCTACTAGTTCAATGACCATTAAAACAGGGAAGCATGTTGATGCAGATGGAAAGATCTATCTTCCTTATTTACATGAATGGAAGCATCCACACTCTGACTTATTGGGTCTGATTCAAGTAATGATTCTGGTGTTTGGAGAGGAGTCTCCAGTGTTTTCGGGTCCTACTGTTTCAGCATCCTATCCACCATACCAAGCAAGAGGACCACCAAATACTTCCTATATGCTAGGTAAGCCAAGTGGAATGACTCCATACCCACCTGGACACCCTCCCAATCCCAGTGGTTTCCCAAGTTATCCTTACCCACCAGGTGGACAGTACCCTCCAACAAGTTCACAATACCCTTCCCAACCTCCTGTGACCATTGTTGGGCCCAGCAGGGATGGCACAATCAGTGAGGACACTATCCGAGCATCTCTCATTTCAGCAGTTAGTGACAAGTTGAGATGGCgaatgaaagaggaaatagattgtGTCCACGCAGAGCTCAGTGCCTTAAAGCGTACAGAGGAGGACCTGAAAAAAGGTCACCAGAATCTGGAAGAGATGGTAACCCGCTTGGATCAGGAAGTGGCTGAAGTTGATAAAAACATTGAATTACTGAAAAAGAAGGATGAAGAGCTGAGTTCTGCTTTGCAGAAAATGGAAAATCAGTCTGAAAACAATGACATTGATGAAGTTATCATTCCCACAGCCCCACTCTACAGACAGATCCTGAATTTGTATGCAGAAGAAAATGCAATTGAGGATACCATCTTTTACCTGGAGGAAGCCTTAAGAAGGGGAGTGATAGACCTAGATGTCTTTCTGAAGCATGTTCGACTTCTATCCCAGAAACAGTTTCAGCTAAGGGCATTAATGCAGAAAACAAGGAAGACTGCAGGTCTCAGTGATCTCTACTGA
- the VMO1 gene encoding vitelline membrane outer layer protein 1 homolog, with amino-acid sequence MVSGTRPMAPRPVLLLLLLGSCLRPGSAVYSSGSREREGRTYTAVIGVPNGGPWGDWAWPEMCPDGFFASGFSLKVEPPQGIPGDDTALNGVRLHCARGNAELNTQVVESQSGRWGSWSEPLWCLDGGFLTAFSLRVEEASSPGDNTAANNVRFRCSGGEELEGPGLEWGKFGSWSDSCNKGVCGLQTKQEAPRGLRDDTALNDLRLFCCSS; translated from the exons ATGGTTTCGGGAACTCGGCCCATGGCACCACGTCCTGTGCTGCTACTGCTCCTTCTGGGATCATGTCTCAGGCCAGGTTCTGCTGTCTACAGCAGCGGCTCCAGGGAGCGCGAGGGGCGCACCTACACAGCTGTTATCGGGGTGCCCAATGGAGGACCCTGGGGAGACTGGGCGTGGCCCGAAATGTGTCCGGATGGATTCTTCGCTAGTGGCTTCTCCCTCAAG GTCGAGCCCCCCCAAGGGATCCCTGGAGATGACACAGCCCTGAACGGGGTCCGGCTTCACTGCGCCCGAGGCAACGCTGAGCTCAACACTCAAGTGGTGGAGTCTCAGTCAGGAAG GTGGGGATCATGGTCTGAGCCTCTGTGGTGTCTGGATGGAGGTTTCCTCACAGCCTTCTCACTACGGGTGGAAGAGGCCAGCAGTCCAGGAGACAACACTGCAGCTAACAACGTGCGCTTCCGTTGCTCCGGGGGTGAAGAGCTAGAGGGGCCCGGTCTGGAGTGGGGAAAGTTCGGGTCCTGGAGTGACAGTTGCAACAAGGGTGTATGCGGCCTCCAAACCAAGCAGGAGGCTCCTCGCGGGCTCCGAGATGACACAGCACTCAATGACCTTCGTCTTTTCTGTTGCAGCAGCTAG